The Halanaerobium praevalens DSM 2228 genome contains a region encoding:
- a CDS encoding YgiQ family radical SAM protein, which produces MKNKNNNFKKNVQAELENPRDQFMVISKADMAKRGWKKLDFIIVSGDAYLDHPSFGTAIIARVLEDAGFKVGIIAQPNWKSTRDFKKLGKPRYGFLVSAGNMDSMVNHFSVTKNRRSYDNYSPGGESGHRPDRATIVYSNRLREAYGDIPIIIGGIEASLRRFAYYDYWDNSVRRSVLFDSRADLLVYGMGEKQILKIAENLEAGLDIKYINYLPGTAFIADELESLYDYQLLPSLTEVKKSKKQYAYAHKIEYLEQDPVRGQQLVQQHGNRYLVQNPPAEPLAQAELDHVYSLPYQRDYHPVYEKDGGVPAIKEVKFSLVSSRGCFGACAFCAISFHQGKMVTARSKESLLQEAKKIIQLDDFKGYIHDVGGPTANFRQPSCSAQSSRGMCKTKECLFPTACGELEVDHQEYFSILRELRNLPEVKKVFIRSGIRFDYLLEDQNSDQYLKELAAHHVSGQLKVAPEHVSEKVLTAMGKPKIEVFDQFRHAFYQVNQELGLEQYLIPYFISSHPGSRLEDAVELAEYLRDINHHPDQVQDFYPTPGTKATAMYYSGYDPQTLEEIYVAKSREAKKMQRALLQYHKKENKQIVRKALKMAGRKDLIGYDKKALVQPTH; this is translated from the coding sequence ATGAAAAATAAAAATAATAATTTTAAGAAAAATGTTCAAGCAGAATTAGAAAACCCTAGAGATCAATTTATGGTGATTTCTAAGGCAGATATGGCTAAAAGAGGCTGGAAAAAGCTAGATTTTATAATAGTAAGTGGTGATGCTTATCTTGATCATCCATCTTTTGGCACAGCTATTATTGCTCGCGTACTAGAAGATGCTGGTTTTAAAGTGGGAATTATTGCTCAACCAAATTGGAAATCAACTCGAGATTTTAAAAAATTAGGTAAACCAAGATATGGGTTTTTAGTTTCAGCAGGTAATATGGATTCAATGGTTAATCACTTTTCAGTTACTAAAAATAGACGTAGTTATGATAATTATTCTCCAGGTGGAGAAAGTGGCCATCGTCCTGATCGAGCAACTATAGTTTATAGTAATCGTTTGCGAGAAGCTTATGGAGATATCCCAATTATTATTGGTGGTATTGAAGCGAGTTTACGCCGCTTTGCTTACTATGATTACTGGGACAATAGTGTTCGTCGTTCAGTTCTTTTTGATAGTAGAGCTGATCTTTTGGTCTATGGAATGGGAGAAAAACAAATTTTAAAAATTGCTGAAAATTTAGAAGCTGGTTTAGATATTAAATATATTAATTATCTCCCAGGAACAGCTTTTATAGCAGATGAGTTAGAATCACTTTATGATTATCAGCTTTTACCATCTTTGACAGAAGTTAAAAAAAGCAAAAAACAATATGCTTATGCTCATAAAATAGAATATTTAGAACAAGATCCAGTTCGGGGCCAACAATTAGTTCAGCAGCATGGAAATCGTTATTTAGTTCAAAATCCACCAGCTGAACCCTTAGCTCAAGCAGAATTAGATCATGTTTATTCTCTACCTTATCAAAGAGATTACCATCCAGTTTATGAAAAAGATGGTGGAGTACCTGCAATTAAGGAAGTTAAATTTAGTTTAGTGAGCTCTCGCGGTTGTTTTGGAGCTTGTGCTTTTTGTGCTATTTCTTTTCATCAGGGTAAAATGGTTACTGCTCGAAGTAAAGAATCTTTGCTGCAAGAAGCTAAAAAAATAATACAGCTAGATGATTTCAAAGGTTATATTCATGATGTCGGAGGACCTACTGCTAATTTTCGTCAGCCTTCTTGTTCAGCTCAAAGTTCACGCGGAATGTGTAAAACTAAAGAATGTCTTTTTCCTACTGCTTGTGGTGAATTAGAGGTTGATCATCAAGAATATTTTTCTATTTTAAGAGAGCTTAGAAATTTACCAGAAGTGAAAAAAGTTTTTATTCGTTCTGGAATTAGGTTTGATTATCTTTTAGAAGATCAAAATAGTGATCAATATTTAAAAGAATTAGCAGCTCATCATGTTAGTGGTCAACTTAAAGTGGCTCCTGAACATGTTTCTGAAAAAGTATTAACTGCTATGGGTAAACCTAAAATAGAAGTTTTTGATCAATTCCGACATGCTTTTTATCAAGTTAATCAGGAACTTGGTTTAGAACAATATTTAATTCCGTATTTTATTTCTAGTCATCCTGGAAGTAGATTAGAAGATGCTGTTGAATTAGCTGAATATCTAAGAGATATTAATCATCATCCTGATCAAGTTCAAGATTTTTATCCAACACCGGGAACAAAAGCTACTGCAATGTATTATAGTGGTTATGATCCTCAGACATTAGAAGAGATTTATGTAGCTAAATCAAGAGAAGCTAAAAAAATGCAGAGAGCCTTATTACAGTATCATAAAAAGGAAAATAAACAAATAGTGCGTAAAGCTTTAAAAATGGCTGGACGCAAAGATTTAATTGGTTATGATAAAAAAGCACTTGTTCAACCAACCCATTAA
- a CDS encoding ABC transporter substrate-binding protein, translating to MKKLALVLIILIICFSFSSSILAQTIELEFFQNKREAVATFDKLIEKFESENPKIKIEQNHVPDAETVLKSRLARNRIPDIMGLGGNFTYGQIADAGILMNFDQASYLDLTQAAYRKMLKDLQKNEINYGIPYTANANTVLYNKDKFAELGLKIPKTWDQFIKTAETIKENGETPFYLTYKDAWTIMIPWNALAANLQGENFIEQKNAKKTTFQSRYQAVAQKMYQLLDYGQDDIFGFSYEQGNQAFAQGKSLMYIQGVWAINPILKANPDLNLGAFALPATNQKEQNKLVSGVDTVLTISKNTAHPKAAEKFIQFLLQEENAKFYINEQLTFSAVKNVFQNDPTVVDLKEYFEKGKIAAFPDHYYPTGIEVPNLLQGFLHRGNIEQFLKELDSEWNKVQSR from the coding sequence ATGAAAAAGTTAGCTTTAGTTTTAATAATTTTAATTATCTGTTTTAGTTTTAGTTCATCTATTTTAGCTCAAACAATAGAATTAGAATTTTTTCAAAACAAAAGAGAAGCAGTAGCAACTTTTGACAAGTTAATTGAAAAATTTGAATCAGAAAATCCTAAGATTAAAATTGAACAAAATCATGTTCCAGATGCAGAAACAGTTTTAAAATCAAGATTAGCTCGCAATAGAATACCAGATATTATGGGATTAGGTGGTAATTTTACCTATGGGCAGATTGCAGATGCTGGAATTTTAATGAACTTTGATCAGGCTTCTTACTTAGATTTAACTCAAGCTGCTTATAGAAAAATGTTAAAAGATTTACAAAAAAATGAGATTAATTATGGCATTCCATATACAGCAAATGCAAATACAGTTTTATATAATAAAGATAAATTTGCTGAACTTGGTTTAAAAATACCTAAAACTTGGGATCAATTTATAAAAACAGCTGAAACTATTAAAGAAAATGGTGAGACTCCATTTTATTTAACTTATAAAGATGCTTGGACGATTATGATTCCTTGGAATGCTTTAGCTGCAAATTTACAGGGAGAAAATTTTATTGAGCAAAAAAATGCTAAAAAAACAACTTTTCAGTCTAGATATCAAGCTGTAGCTCAAAAAATGTATCAATTACTTGATTATGGTCAAGATGATATTTTTGGCTTTAGCTATGAACAGGGTAATCAAGCTTTTGCTCAAGGCAAATCTTTAATGTATATTCAAGGAGTATGGGCAATTAATCCAATTTTAAAAGCAAATCCTGATTTGAATTTAGGAGCTTTTGCTCTGCCAGCAACTAATCAAAAAGAACAAAATAAACTTGTTTCTGGGGTAGATACTGTTTTAACAATTAGCAAAAACACTGCTCATCCCAAAGCGGCTGAGAAATTTATTCAATTTCTTTTACAAGAAGAAAATGCTAAATTTTATATTAATGAGCAGTTAACTTTTTCAGCTGTTAAAAATGTATTTCAAAATGATCCAACAGTAGTTGATTTAAAAGAATACTTTGAAAAAGGAAAAATTGCTGCTTTCCCAGATCATTATTATCCTACTGGTATAGAAGTTCCTAATTTATTACAAGGTTTTCTTCATCGCGGTAATATAGAACAATTTTTAAAAGAACTTGATTCAGAATGGAATAAAGTTCAATCACGTTAA
- a CDS encoding carbohydrate ABC transporter permease: protein MKKTSAVFYWMTIPAFILFFIFHTLPALQGIFYSFTDYIGFGSYSFVGLKNYVNLFKDGRAFDAYLFTFKFAIVATIIVNILSLLVALGLNAKIKFKNTFRAIYFVPYMLSILVIGYIFNHIFTFIIPQLGSKFGLDLLSKNILGNLDLAWIGVVILAVWNASGFNILLYLSGLQTVPDELYEVAKIDGAGTWNQFKHITFPLIAPFFTINIVISMRGFLMVFDHIMALTEGGPGRATESITLLIYNGGFMGGEFAYQSANAVIFLVIVLAVSFFQIKVLQKREEGY from the coding sequence ATGAAAAAAACTTCAGCTGTTTTTTACTGGATGACAATTCCTGCTTTTATTTTATTTTTTATTTTTCATACTCTACCTGCTTTACAAGGAATCTTTTATAGTTTTACAGATTATATAGGTTTTGGTAGCTATAGTTTTGTTGGTTTAAAAAATTATGTTAATTTATTTAAAGATGGTCGTGCTTTTGATGCTTATCTTTTTACTTTTAAATTTGCTATTGTAGCAACAATTATAGTTAATATTTTAAGCCTTTTAGTTGCCTTAGGCTTAAATGCTAAAATAAAATTTAAAAATACTTTTCGAGCAATTTATTTTGTACCTTATATGTTAAGTATTTTAGTAATTGGTTATATTTTTAATCATATTTTTACTTTTATTATTCCACAACTTGGCTCAAAATTTGGTTTAGATTTATTATCTAAAAATATTTTAGGTAACCTCGATTTAGCTTGGATTGGAGTAGTTATTCTGGCAGTTTGGAATGCTAGTGGTTTTAATATTTTACTTTATTTATCAGGTTTACAAACTGTGCCAGATGAATTATATGAAGTTGCTAAAATTGATGGAGCTGGGACTTGGAATCAGTTTAAACATATTACTTTTCCTTTAATTGCTCCCTTTTTTACAATTAATATTGTAATTTCAATGCGGGGCTTTTTAATGGTTTTTGACCATATAATGGCTTTAACAGAAGGTGGTCCAGGTAGAGCTACTGAATCTATAACTTTATTAATTTATAATGGTGGTTTTATGGGAGGAGAATTTGCTTATCAAAGTGCAAATGCAGTAATTTTTTTAGTAATAGTCTTAGCTGTCTCCTTTTTCCAAATTAAAGTACTACAAAAACGTGAGGAGGGTTACTAA
- a CDS encoding carbohydrate ABC transporter permease yields MNKKINWWATGLLLIGSLLIIIPLYMAFIVSLKNPEQLNRSILAIPDSIQISNYLQAIKMTNYFESLKNSVYVTLPTVAVVLIVNSMVSYAIARNMDKKYFKFLYYYFISAMFIPFPLIMLPIVKEMAILRLDNLNGLILLYIVYALPLNIFIYVGYIKSLPRSIEEAAIIDGANVWQIFWKIIFPVLKPINATIAILTALKAWNDFLLPLLMISDRSKMTLPLVQHVFQSQFSTNYSLAFASYILALLPMLLVYIIAQKKIISGVMRGSVKG; encoded by the coding sequence ATGAATAAAAAGATAAATTGGTGGGCTACAGGCTTATTATTAATAGGATCTTTACTAATAATTATTCCTTTATATATGGCTTTTATAGTGTCTTTAAAAAACCCGGAACAATTAAATCGGTCTATTTTAGCTATTCCAGATTCAATCCAAATTTCTAATTATTTGCAGGCTATTAAAATGACAAATTATTTTGAGAGCTTAAAAAATAGTGTTTATGTTACTCTGCCAACAGTAGCAGTAGTTTTAATTGTTAACTCTATGGTTTCTTATGCTATTGCCAGAAATATGGATAAAAAATATTTTAAATTTCTTTATTATTATTTTATTAGTGCAATGTTTATTCCTTTTCCTTTAATAATGCTGCCAATTGTTAAAGAAATGGCAATTTTAAGACTTGATAATCTTAATGGTCTTATATTATTATATATAGTATACGCTTTACCATTAAATATTTTTATTTACGTTGGTTATATTAAATCTTTACCTCGAAGTATAGAAGAAGCAGCTATTATAGATGGGGCTAATGTTTGGCAAATTTTTTGGAAAATAATTTTTCCAGTTTTAAAACCAATTAATGCAACAATTGCTATTTTAACAGCTTTAAAGGCCTGGAATGATTTTTTACTTCCTTTATTGATGATTAGTGACCGTTCTAAAATGACTTTGCCCTTAGTTCAGCATGTTTTTCAATCACAATTTAGTACAAATTATAGTCTTGCTTTTGCTTCTTATATTTTGGCTTTACTGCCAATGCTTCTGGTTTATATTATAGCTCAGAAAAAAATAATTAGTGGAGTAATGAGAGGTTCAGTGAAAGGATAA
- a CDS encoding LacI family DNA-binding transcriptional regulator: MAKDKVNIYDVAAKAEVGIGTVSRVLNNSPKVKTETRTKVLEVIKELNYRPNKLAQNLASQKANAIGIIVPTFIDHFFVEVLKGIQAALEAEKIDLILYKIDKDQAMLDKILDIVHSKKVDGIVAVTMDIGEEDYQQLLAEEIPIVLADEKNDDFHSIYLNDLKGAEMAIQYLLAQGHQKIAFINGVQTSQHGIRRLKGVKNILAKNDLVLEPELLKFGDFKTESGYKLMLEILDLPQANWPTAVFAASDNQAIGILEALKEKNIKVPAEIAVVGYDNIELAEYLKITTVWQPMYKLGYLSIEVLLKAIRGELNNFYQTELELKLIKRETA; the protein is encoded by the coding sequence ATGGCAAAAGATAAAGTAAATATTTATGATGTGGCTGCAAAAGCTGAAGTCGGAATTGGTACAGTTTCTCGGGTTTTAAATAATAGTCCAAAGGTTAAGACTGAAACTAGAACTAAAGTTTTAGAGGTGATTAAAGAATTAAATTATCGGCCAAATAAGCTAGCACAAAATTTGGCGAGTCAAAAAGCAAATGCAATAGGAATTATAGTGCCTACTTTTATAGACCACTTTTTTGTAGAGGTTTTAAAAGGAATTCAGGCTGCTTTAGAAGCTGAAAAAATTGATTTGATTTTGTATAAAATTGATAAAGATCAAGCAATGTTAGATAAAATTTTGGATATTGTTCACAGCAAAAAAGTAGATGGAATTGTAGCTGTTACTATGGATATTGGAGAAGAAGATTATCAGCAGCTATTAGCAGAAGAAATACCAATTGTTTTAGCAGATGAGAAAAATGATGATTTTCATTCTATTTATTTAAATGATTTAAAAGGAGCAGAAATGGCTATTCAATATTTGCTGGCTCAAGGTCATCAAAAAATTGCTTTTATAAATGGAGTTCAAACTAGCCAGCATGGAATTAGAAGGCTCAAAGGAGTTAAAAACATTTTAGCTAAAAATGACCTAGTCTTAGAACCAGAATTATTAAAATTTGGTGATTTCAAGACTGAATCAGGCTATAAGTTAATGCTTGAAATTTTAGATTTACCCCAAGCTAATTGGCCAACTGCTGTATTTGCAGCTTCTGATAATCAAGCAATTGGAATTTTAGAAGCTTTAAAAGAAAAAAACATTAAAGTTCCAGCTGAGATAGCTGTAGTTGGCTATGATAATATAGAGTTAGCAGAGTATTTGAAAATAACTACTGTATGGCAGCCAATGTACAAATTAGGTTATCTGTCAATTGAGGTTTTATTAAAAGCAATTAGAGGTGAGCTTAATAATTTTTATCAGACAGAATTAGAATTAAAATTAATTAAAAGAGAAACTGCTTAA